The sequence below is a genomic window from bacterium.
TACGCACTCGCGTGCTTCGGATCTACCGATAAAGCCCTGGTGTAGTTCTCAATGGCTAGGTTTGTGAGGCCCAATTCCACGTATGAGTTACCACGGTTGTAGTATGCTTTAGCATACCTTGGATTGAGCTCTACCGCCCTGTCATAGTCCGCAATTGCTTTGTGAAATTCACCGGACTGTCTGTATGCCGCCCCTCGAAGTAGGTAGCCCGAGAAACTAGCAGGTCTCAGGCGGATCGCATTGCTGCAATCGGCAACGGCCTGCTCCGACATTCCCATTTCTAGATAGACATAAGCCCTCTTGAGATAGGCCTGGAAATACTCTGGCTCCACTGCTATTGCCCGTGAATAGCTTGCTATAGCTTTGCCATATTCATGCTCTGCCTCCCACCGTTTCCCGTCCGAGTAGTGAAACTGCGCATTGTTCTCTTGACAGCCTGAAGCTAGAATGCAGAATGCGACAGCAACTGACCCACAGAATACCCGAATTAGCCGATGACCCCTCGACTGCTCTCGAGAGCCAACCGAAGGGCTGCCAAGATGTCGATTCCTGCCTATACACAGGGACTCTAGTGGCCTCCTCGTGTCCCCATGTGAGCAGAACATGACGTTACGCAAGGCTCTCACACCAGCTCTCTGACACGCATCGTGCTCATTCCCATCCTGGTCCCGACCCCACCCATCTCATCTCGTTTTCTTCCCCCTCGGGTGGATCACCGCTTGGTGGATCGTCATCGTTGTCGTCTATTGGCGGCTCTTCGTCGATCTGGTTGCCCTCATCGTCAAACAAATCTATCTCGTCACCATAGTAATCGTCTTTATCTCTGTCTTTGTAATTAGGGTCCATCCAGGACCTATACT
It includes:
- a CDS encoding tetratricopeptide repeat protein, translated to MRALRNVMFCSHGDTRRPLESLCIGRNRHLGSPSVGSREQSRGHRLIRVFCGSVAVAFCILASGCQENNAQFHYSDGKRWEAEHEYGKAIASYSRAIAVEPEYFQAYLKRAYVYLEMGMSEQAVADCSNAIRLRPASFSGYLLRGAAYRQSGEFHKAIADYDRAVELNPRYAKAYYNRGNSYVELGLTNLAIENYTRALSVDPKHASAYCNRGICFKTLGQHDRALSDFERALALDHDDAKSYYNRGCALKEVGRYAEALSDCDRAIALVPDYAIAHLLRGRVLEELGRLSEAIDSYERFVDNADLTERCEVEYAQADITRLEGMLENVASADASGD